The proteins below are encoded in one region of Bombus vancouverensis nearcticus chromosome 8, iyBomVanc1_principal, whole genome shotgun sequence:
- the LOC117164882 gene encoding nucleolus and neural progenitor protein: MEAIWNRMQLERPPNATCRIERHKFDASAFLLTLDKIIKDITSQELLHKEAAILSRLIYRMKRKFRNDKGVKSMSKINKVLLKYLSLSLEKEYENLKSYVGIDEKYITLSSKQMVEYVLVKTQGFAKLILRLEQVSKHAAYFLKCRINLGHAWSTAIIAFAVVSRIWILSRYLVKKACTWYNDLYQYLYSFEFVGLPWLPKDYELTNDLKSWLSVPWIDNPISSIPSNYGLKNTMFKLITPREYDSDEDLDCDIQDYNKETKSENTFSWVENKNAIHVSVPSEIKNGVSNDDAGEIVDRHTFNLKYIQNTSIADRNKIFTKIGETKENTAYIKGSNRESYFDDVRDEFVTKKKKKNSEKNLMVKNTSKGLITFDAVNNISDLMILLNKESYPGLDKLKWNMIRNKSKRLLDKLEICSDGSKQSIPLKKIMKRIKNWIA, translated from the exons ATGGAAGCAATATGGAATCGCATGCAATTAGAACGTCCTCCCAATGCAACTTGTCGTATCGAACGTCATAAATTTG ATGCATCTGCATTTCTATTAACACTGgacaaaattataaaagatataacttCTCAAGAATTATTGCACAAAGAAGCAGCAATTTTAAGCAGATTAATTTATCGTATGAAAAGAAAATTTCGAAATGACAAAGGTGTCAAATCAAtgtctaaaataaataaagttttgCTCAAATATTTGTCATTATCGCTTGAAAAGGAATATGAAAATTTGAAGAGCTACGTTGGaatagatgaaaaatatattacattatctAGTAAACAAatggtagaatatgttttggtTAAAACACAAGGTTTTGCAAAACTTATATTACGTTTGGAACAGGTCTCTAAACATGCTGCATATTTTCTTAAATGTAGAATAAATTTAGGTCATGCCTGGTCTACTGCTATCATTGCATTTGCTGTCGTTAGTAGAATATG GATTTTGTCAAGGTATCTAGTTAAGAAAGCATGTACATGGTATAATGACTTATACCAATACCTATACTCTTTTGAATTTGTTGGATTACCTTGGCTACCCAAAGACTACGAACTTACAAATGATTTAAAATCATGGCTATCAGTACCATGGATAGATAACCCTATCTCAAG cATTCCCAGCAATTACGGATTAAAGAATACAATGTTTAAATTAATTACCCCACGTGAATATGATTCAGATGAAGATCTGGATTGTGATATACAAGATTACAACAAAGAAACAAAATCTGAAAATACATTTTCATGggttgaaaataaaaatgctATACATGTTTCAGTTCCAAGTGAGATAAAAAATGGTGTCTCTAATGATGATGCAGGAG AAATTGTAGATCGTCatacttttaatttaaaatatattcaaaatacATCAATAGctgatagaaataaaatattcacaaaaatcggagaaacaaaagaaaatacgGCATATATTAAGGGCAGTAATCGAGAATCTTATTTCGATGATGTAAGAGACGAATTTGTAaccaaaaagaagaagaaaaattccgAAAAAAATTTAATGGTAAAAAATACCTCAAAAGGATTAATTACTTTCGATGCTGTGAATAATATATCAGATTTAATGATACTTCTAAACAAAGAATCGTATCCTGGTTTGGATAAATTAAAATGGAATATGATTAGAAATAAAAGCAAAAGATTATTAGACAAGTTGGAAATTTGTTCTGATGGAAGTAAGCAGtcaattccattaaaaaaaataatgaaacgtATAAAAAATTGGATTGCTTAA
- the LOC117164842 gene encoding uncharacterized protein LOC117164842: MSVMTKCERPYGKNDLKQMIESCGCCPPMDPQCPPCSISYPPQPVCCYACPTPPCKLESKPNCCPPMPVTCMPCPPRPSLLPCVPRPFVCPPCTGHPCITCAPIPKPVPAPYEAGPVFRAPVITGGLFYVGTIRCYPCLSYAC; the protein is encoded by the exons ATGTCGGTAATGACAAAATGTGAACGACCTTATGGGAAAAACGATTTAAAACAGATGATCGAAAG TTGCGGTTGCTGTCCACCAATGGATCCACAATGCCCACCTTGTTCTATATCGTACCCGCCTCAACCTGTTTGCTGCTATGCGTGTCCTACTCCACCATGCAAATTGGAATCAAAACCTAATTGTTGTCCACCTATGCCAGTCACCTGCATGCCATGTCCGCCTCGACCTTCACTCTTACCTTGCGTCCCACGCCCTTTCGTTTGTCCACCCTGCACAGGTCACCCGTGTATTACCTGTGCACCTATACCTAAACCAGTCCCAGCTCCTTATGAAGCCGGTCCTGTTTTCAGGGCACCTGTTATTACTGGTGGATTATTTTACGTTGGAACAATCAGGTGTTATCCGTGTTTATCATATGCTTGTTGA
- the LOC117164877 gene encoding ATPase family gene 2 protein homolog A isoform X2, protein MVFISQSALQLCEIAIGDCVLVIAGESKVVKTAWPTKDKSLTSVSLTKHAIELNNLRGYVKIEKLNSSVDIAKEFVICSVGKHILPEATMELNIILKNHNEQKVFTIGNKFSVPFYGKKLIYKIVKVISDDCENVKLSERFKQLSITDETRNTKLYKALYNTKWTILNEEQEKKKEENKKSKFKIQDIGGYDNVIEDIKDVLDIGLGLYQSIGNFYISKGILLYGTSGVGKSAIANALISQYDVNSTTIYSSDIYSKSSGETEKKLQDIFTEAKDKAPSIILIEEIDSLCPKRSTSSTDHERRILSQLTALFDGIQNANDNVVILATTSKLDLVDNSLRRPGRIDKEFEIHVPTTNMRAEIFKKMLSKIPNTLSLEDIQNIAFVTHGFVGADLYGLCSQAVLNAVKCQQKTNTDLSLKVTISNFEHALTVTKPSAMKEVLIEVPNIQWSDIGGQKDLKLKLKQAVEWPLRHPEVFLRMGITPPKGVLMFGPPGCSKTMIAKALATESKVNFLNIKGPELFSKWVGESEKAVREIFRKARQVSPSIVFIDEIDALGSERGSSSSAGSNVQERVLAQLLTELDGVTALGSVTLVAATNRPDKIDKALLRPGRLDRIIYVALPDYEARQEIFDIKLRNMPIAEDVHIQDLVDLTEGYSGAEIQAICHEAAMKALEEDLNATIITKEHFKAALAIITPRTPASLINLYNEYMNKIH, encoded by the exons ATGGTATTTATATCGCAATCTGCTTTGCAATTATGTGAAATTGCAATAGGGGATTGTGTTCTTGTAATTGCTGGAGAAAGTAAAGTTGTTAAAACTGCTTGGCCAACTAAGGATAAAAGTTTAACAAGTGTTTCGTTAACAAAACATG CAATAGAATTAAATAACCTCCGAGGTTATGTTAAAATcgaaaaattaaattcttctGTCGATATTGCCAAGGAATTTGTAATCTGTAGTGTTGGGAAACATATATTGCCAGAAGCAACCATGGAACTTAACATAATACTTAAGAATCATAATGAGCAAAAAGTATTTACTATAGGTAATAAATTCAGTGTGCCTTTTTATGgcaagaaattaatttataagatTGTCAAAGTTATATCAGATGACTGTGAAAATGTTAAATTATCTGAACGGTTTAAACAATTGAGCATAACAGATGAAACACGTAATACCAAATTGTATAAAGCACTGTACAACACAAAATGGACGATTTTAAATGAAgagcaagaaaaaaaaaaagaagaaaataaaaaatctaaATTTAAAATACAAGATATTGGAGGATATGATAACGTAATAGAAGATATCAAAGATGTTCTTGATATTGGTCTTGGTCTGTACCAAAGTATTGGAAACTTTTACATTAGTAAAGGAATATTATTATATGGCACCTCTGGTGTTGGCAAATCTGCTATCGCCAATGCCTTGATATCGCAATATGATGTTAATTCTACCACTATTTACAGTTCAGATATTTATAGCAAATCTTCAGGcgaaacagaaaaaaaattgcaagatattttcACGGAAGCTAAAGATAAAGCTCCAAGCATTATTCTAATAGAAGAAATTGATAGTTTATGCCCTAAAAGGAGTACTTCAAGTACAGATCATGAAAGAAGAATACTTTCACAATTGACTGCACTCTTTGATGGAATACAAAATGCAAATGATAATGTAGTAATACTTGCCACAACTTCGAAATTGGATCTTGTAGATAATTCTCTTAGAAGACCTGGTAGAATAGACAAAGAATTCGAAATTCATGTACCTACTACCAATATGCGcgcagaaatatttaaaaaaatgttatcaaAAATACCGAACACTTTATCCTTAgaagatatacaaaatatcgCTTTTGTTACTCATGGATTTGTCGGCGCCGATTTATATGGTTTATGTTCCCAAGCAGTTCTGAATGCTGTAAAATGTCAACAGAAAACTAACACTGATCTTTCGTTAAAAGTAACGATATCAAACTTTGAACATGCTTTAACTGTCACAAAGCCGTCAGCTATGAAAGAAGTTTTAATAGAAGTACCGAACATCCAATGGTCGGATATAGGAGGTCAAAAAGacctaaaattaaaattaaaacaagCTGTTGAGTGGCCACTGCGCCATCCCGAAGTGTTTCTCAGGATGGGTATAACTCCACCTAAAGGTGTTTTAATGTTTGGTCCACCAGGTTGTTCTAAAACAATGATTGCAAAAGCTCTTGCAACAGAAAGTAAagtaaattttttaaacataaaG GGACCAGAATTATTCTCAAAGTGGGTCGGTGAATCCGAAAAAGCCGTAAGAGAGATATTTCGAAAAGCAAGACAAGTATCACCTTCAATAGTATTTATTGATGAAATTGATGCACTAGGAAGTGAAAGAGGTTCTTCGTCAAGCGCCGGAAGCAACGTGCAAGAGCGAGTTCTAGCACAATTATTAACAGAACTGGATGGAGTTACTGCGTTAGGCAGCGTTACTTTAGTGGCAGCAACTAACCGACCCGATAAAATTGATAAA GCACTTCTTCGTCCTGGTCGTTTAGATAGGATAATATACGTGGCATTACCTGATTATGAAGCCAGACAAGAgattttcgatataaaattaagaaatatgcCAATCGCCGAAGATGTACATATTCAAGATCTAGTTGATCTTACAGAAGGATATTCTGGAGCAGAAATCCAAGCAATTTGTCACGAAGCTGCTATGAAAGCACTTGAAGAAGATTTAAATGCTACTATAATCACTAAAGAGCATTTTAAAGCAGCATTGGCAATAATTACTCCACGAACACCAGCGtcgttaataaatttatataatgaatATATGAATAAAATACATTAA
- the LOC117164877 gene encoding ATPase family gene 2 protein homolog A isoform X1 produces the protein MADGISLMIPKGKESGRKSLSPWMTCETCQSILTLKDLEVHNTNCPPNLVTWNHNFIYGGILYSTVETYNLSEQPKNIHVRALDDMVFISQSALQLCEIAIGDCVLVIAGESKVVKTAWPTKDKSLTSVSLTKHAIELNNLRGYVKIEKLNSSVDIAKEFVICSVGKHILPEATMELNIILKNHNEQKVFTIGNKFSVPFYGKKLIYKIVKVISDDCENVKLSERFKQLSITDETRNTKLYKALYNTKWTILNEEQEKKKEENKKSKFKIQDIGGYDNVIEDIKDVLDIGLGLYQSIGNFYISKGILLYGTSGVGKSAIANALISQYDVNSTTIYSSDIYSKSSGETEKKLQDIFTEAKDKAPSIILIEEIDSLCPKRSTSSTDHERRILSQLTALFDGIQNANDNVVILATTSKLDLVDNSLRRPGRIDKEFEIHVPTTNMRAEIFKKMLSKIPNTLSLEDIQNIAFVTHGFVGADLYGLCSQAVLNAVKCQQKTNTDLSLKVTISNFEHALTVTKPSAMKEVLIEVPNIQWSDIGGQKDLKLKLKQAVEWPLRHPEVFLRMGITPPKGVLMFGPPGCSKTMIAKALATESKVNFLNIKGPELFSKWVGESEKAVREIFRKARQVSPSIVFIDEIDALGSERGSSSSAGSNVQERVLAQLLTELDGVTALGSVTLVAATNRPDKIDKALLRPGRLDRIIYVALPDYEARQEIFDIKLRNMPIAEDVHIQDLVDLTEGYSGAEIQAICHEAAMKALEEDLNATIITKEHFKAALAIITPRTPASLINLYNEYMNKIH, from the exons ATGGCGGACGGCATTTCTCT AATGATaccaaaaggaaaagaaagtggGAGGAAAAGTCTTTCTCCTTGGATGACATGTGAAACATGTCAGAGCATCTTGACACTAAAGGATCTAGAAGTACATAACACTAATTGTCCACCTAATCTTGTAACATGGAATCATAATTTCATTTACGGTGGTATATTATATAGTACCGTAGAAACATATAATCTATCAG AACAGCCAAAAAATATTCATGTAAGAGCATTGGATGATATGGTATTTATATCGCAATCTGCTTTGCAATTATGTGAAATTGCAATAGGGGATTGTGTTCTTGTAATTGCTGGAGAAAGTAAAGTTGTTAAAACTGCTTGGCCAACTAAGGATAAAAGTTTAACAAGTGTTTCGTTAACAAAACATG CAATAGAATTAAATAACCTCCGAGGTTATGTTAAAATcgaaaaattaaattcttctGTCGATATTGCCAAGGAATTTGTAATCTGTAGTGTTGGGAAACATATATTGCCAGAAGCAACCATGGAACTTAACATAATACTTAAGAATCATAATGAGCAAAAAGTATTTACTATAGGTAATAAATTCAGTGTGCCTTTTTATGgcaagaaattaatttataagatTGTCAAAGTTATATCAGATGACTGTGAAAATGTTAAATTATCTGAACGGTTTAAACAATTGAGCATAACAGATGAAACACGTAATACCAAATTGTATAAAGCACTGTACAACACAAAATGGACGATTTTAAATGAAgagcaagaaaaaaaaaaagaagaaaataaaaaatctaaATTTAAAATACAAGATATTGGAGGATATGATAACGTAATAGAAGATATCAAAGATGTTCTTGATATTGGTCTTGGTCTGTACCAAAGTATTGGAAACTTTTACATTAGTAAAGGAATATTATTATATGGCACCTCTGGTGTTGGCAAATCTGCTATCGCCAATGCCTTGATATCGCAATATGATGTTAATTCTACCACTATTTACAGTTCAGATATTTATAGCAAATCTTCAGGcgaaacagaaaaaaaattgcaagatattttcACGGAAGCTAAAGATAAAGCTCCAAGCATTATTCTAATAGAAGAAATTGATAGTTTATGCCCTAAAAGGAGTACTTCAAGTACAGATCATGAAAGAAGAATACTTTCACAATTGACTGCACTCTTTGATGGAATACAAAATGCAAATGATAATGTAGTAATACTTGCCACAACTTCGAAATTGGATCTTGTAGATAATTCTCTTAGAAGACCTGGTAGAATAGACAAAGAATTCGAAATTCATGTACCTACTACCAATATGCGcgcagaaatatttaaaaaaatgttatcaaAAATACCGAACACTTTATCCTTAgaagatatacaaaatatcgCTTTTGTTACTCATGGATTTGTCGGCGCCGATTTATATGGTTTATGTTCCCAAGCAGTTCTGAATGCTGTAAAATGTCAACAGAAAACTAACACTGATCTTTCGTTAAAAGTAACGATATCAAACTTTGAACATGCTTTAACTGTCACAAAGCCGTCAGCTATGAAAGAAGTTTTAATAGAAGTACCGAACATCCAATGGTCGGATATAGGAGGTCAAAAAGacctaaaattaaaattaaaacaagCTGTTGAGTGGCCACTGCGCCATCCCGAAGTGTTTCTCAGGATGGGTATAACTCCACCTAAAGGTGTTTTAATGTTTGGTCCACCAGGTTGTTCTAAAACAATGATTGCAAAAGCTCTTGCAACAGAAAGTAAagtaaattttttaaacataaaG GGACCAGAATTATTCTCAAAGTGGGTCGGTGAATCCGAAAAAGCCGTAAGAGAGATATTTCGAAAAGCAAGACAAGTATCACCTTCAATAGTATTTATTGATGAAATTGATGCACTAGGAAGTGAAAGAGGTTCTTCGTCAAGCGCCGGAAGCAACGTGCAAGAGCGAGTTCTAGCACAATTATTAACAGAACTGGATGGAGTTACTGCGTTAGGCAGCGTTACTTTAGTGGCAGCAACTAACCGACCCGATAAAATTGATAAA GCACTTCTTCGTCCTGGTCGTTTAGATAGGATAATATACGTGGCATTACCTGATTATGAAGCCAGACAAGAgattttcgatataaaattaagaaatatgcCAATCGCCGAAGATGTACATATTCAAGATCTAGTTGATCTTACAGAAGGATATTCTGGAGCAGAAATCCAAGCAATTTGTCACGAAGCTGCTATGAAAGCACTTGAAGAAGATTTAAATGCTACTATAATCACTAAAGAGCATTTTAAAGCAGCATTGGCAATAATTACTCCACGAACACCAGCGtcgttaataaatttatataatgaatATATGAATAAAATACATTAA